The following proteins come from a genomic window of Alnus glutinosa chromosome 10, dhAlnGlut1.1, whole genome shotgun sequence:
- the LOC133879093 gene encoding auxin response factor 3-like yields the protein MEEDETLSFDSTASSWWSAPALSTSASASSAEEGTDDEVYAQVSLTPESEQFEQKLQEVDTDADGEEDDVEVAAKSSTPHMFCKTLTASNTSTHGGFSVPPRAAEDRFPHLDMIRSSITVADRLKPSLPAVTNSKILATTSAG from the exons ATGGAGGAGGACGAAACGCTGTCTTTTGATTCCACTGCTTCGTCATGGTGGTCTGCTCCTGCTCTTAGCACTTCGGCCTCGGCCTCATCG GCGGAGGAGGGCACCGATGACGAGGTTTATGCACAGGTCTCATTGACTCCTGAAAGCGAG CAATTCGAGCAGAAACTCCAAGAAGTGGATACTGATGCAGATggtgaagaagatgatgttGAAGTAGCTGCAAAGTCGTCCACACCTCACATGTTTTGTAAGACTCTTACTGCTTCTAATACTAGCACCCATGGAGGCTTCTCCGTTCCTCCTCGAGCTGCTGAGGACCGCTTCCCTCACCTG GATATGATAAG ATCTTCCATCACTGTTGCTGACCGCCTAAAGCCATCATTGCCGGCCGTCACCAACTCCAAGATTCTAGCCACCACTTCCGCCGgctga